In one Hypanus sabinus isolate sHypSab1 unplaced genomic scaffold, sHypSab1.hap1 scaffold_887, whole genome shotgun sequence genomic region, the following are encoded:
- the LOC132390416 gene encoding NACHT, LRR and PYD domains-containing protein 3-like gives MDKEPEFTISDLLAQGEEYRLYQLTKFYRDRLIQAIEEKVERLGWMLTKEGHFSREENEKVTELTEKGNRAESSRLFLSLVNGKGSRARRAMWESFLMWRTELPKLDRILREIQELGPDPQEYFNIGQGLSELPTQLIDVQQKHKETLRTRTETLRVNTILMTEKVKVFQLADRYAELTVISTVRDRRLVEHELLARGRDHEEYREKQLRRQLEKIRTDQLFQSSFSRSKSKSGSSAAVAGVPGIGKTTMVQKIVYDWAMGKIYQQFQFVFSFKFRDLNTINCRINLRELILDQYPYFGNFLREVWKNAEGLLFIFDGLDEFKHKIDFADSRRDTEPKHQCPDPEWRCEVSVIVYSLIQGKLLPGCSVLVTTRPTALHLLEKADISVRAEILGFVDEERKEYFIRHFEDQMVAEAVFKHVKENEILYTMTYNPSYCWILALALGPFFTQRVRDPQRVPKTITQLYSYYIYNILKNHGREIERPRDVLLRVGQMAFRGVSENKIVFTDGDLIKYNLQPSQFLSGFLMELLEREDSAQSVVYTFPHLTIQEFVAAVAQFLTIHPEEILKFLTDAHNRRDGQFEVFLRFFAGLSSPMTTRGLVEFLGPFPNETTCRVIDWVKEEVKRQIGNTGSEAGKRSLLNTLHYLFESQNRGLAQETLGSVETLSFSGMTLTPIDCAVLSHAIVLCDTIKHLNLQDCHIQCEGIQRLGSGLHKCQEL, from the exons AAAgtcactgaactgacagagaagggaaaccgggcagagagttccagactcttcctcagtctggtgaatggcaaaggctcccgggcccggagggcgatgtgggaatcctttctgatgtggaggactgagttaccgaagttggacagaatactgagggaaatacaggaactcg GTCCTGATCCACAAGAATACTTCAACATCGGCCAAGGTTTATCTGAATTACCCACTCAGCTGATAG atgtccaacagaaacacaaggagactctgcggacacgaactgaaacactgagagtgaacacgatcctgatgacggagaaggtgaaggttttccagctggctgATCgttacgctgagctcacggtcatttctactgttcgagatcggagactggtggaacatgagctgctggcaagaggcagagaccatgaGGAATATAGAGAGAAACAACTCCGCAGACAGCTGGAAAAAATCCGTACTGATCAGTTATTCCAGAGCAGTttttcccggagtaaatccaaatctgggagctcagcagcagtggccggagtcccggggatcgggaaaacaacgatggtacaaaagattgtttatgactgggccatggggaaaatataccaacagttccagtttgtcttcagtttcaaattccgagatttaaacaccattaattgtagaataaacctgagggaactgattctggatcagtatccttactttgggaatttcCTGAGAGAAGTCTGGAAGAACGCAGAGGGATtactgtttatattcgatggtttagATGAATTCAAACACAAAATCGATTTTGCggacagtcggagagatacagaaccaaagcaccagtgcccagatcccgagtggaGGTGTGAAGTGTCtgtcattgtgtacagtttaatccagggcaagctgctcccagggtgttcagtgctggtgaccacccgccccactgcgttacatttattggaaaaggcggaTATCAGTGtccgggctgaaatcctggggtTTGTtgatgaggaacggaaggaatactttatcagacattttgaagatcagatggttgcggaagctgttttcaaacatgtgaaggagaacgagatcctgtacaccatgacctacaacccctcctactgctggatcctcgctctggcactgggccccttcttcacacaaagagtcagggacccacagcgagttcccaagaccatcacccaactgtactcctactatatttacaacatcctgaaaaaccacggccgtgagattgagagaccccgtgatgtgttactcagggttggtcagatggccttcagaggagtgtccgagaacaagattgtgtttacagatggagatttgatcaagtacaatcttcagccttcccagttcctgtccgggttcctgatggagcttttggagagagaggattctgcccagagcgtggtgtacacattcccacacctcaccatccaagagtttgtagctgcagtcgcacaattcctaaCTATACATCCCGAGGAAATCCTGAAATTCCTTACTGATGCCCACAACAGGAGAGATGGAcaatttgaggtatttctccgtttttttgctggtctctcctccccaatgacaacTCGGGGcctggtggagtttctgggtccatttccaaatgaaacaacctgccgggtgattgactgggtgaaggaggaggttaaacgtcaGATTGGAAACACagggagtgaagctggtaaaaggagcctcctgaacacattgcactacctgtttgagtctcagaatcgtggactggctcaggaaacactgggatctgtggaaacactttcattcagtggaatgacactgaccccgattgactgcgcggtcctgtctcatgccatcgtactctgtgatacaataaaacacctcaaCCTGCAggactgccacattcagtgtgaaggaatccagcggctgggatcCGGGCtacacaagtgccaggagttgag